CACCTCTTTCTTGGCCATCCTCTAAGCTATAAGCACCTGAAAAGCCATGACCTGTAAGTGGTGTGGGGAACCAGGAGAAGAAGGAATGTCTCCCTGTAAAAGCTTTGCTCTGCATCTACAGAGAATAAGGAGCCCAAACCTTGAACACTTCTAACTCCTCCAGGATCAAGTCCTCATCCAGGGAGCGGTTGGTAGGCAGAACAATCACCTTCTGCACTGTTCCTTTGTCTGATGAgtatatcaataaaaaaaaatcaataaatcaatcagccaatcaatcaatcaatcaacatAACAACTGAGCAATTAACTGATTAACAACCCTAGCCACAATGATAAGATATTCTCACCCGTTCCCAGGAATAAGACCTGGTAGCGGCCATCGGCAGCGATGACCTGATCCACAGCGATGGCAGTGTACTTGTAGTCTGCTTGTGTGCGCACCACCAGTGGCTTCCTGCCCACGGGGTAGATGGGATTGAACATCACGGGGTGGTTCCTTATGAAGCTGACCACCTCGTCTGGGAACTCTTTGGTTGTGTGGACATTGGGGGTGAAGGCCCCACCCGGGCACTGTGGGTGGGAGGAGACGGGGTTCTTCAGTGTCCAGTTACCAGTTGGAACACATTGGTTTGGACCAAGTTAAACACAGACCCTGATGACAGCATCATGGTTTGCTTGATGTCATATGAACCTTGAAAGAaccacattttttccattgcgGCCAAAACTTTATGGCAGTATAGCTTTAATGCCTTGACCCTAAAAGGAAAACcagcaaacaaatgcatttatatacataaatattaatatagcAGTCTTGAGCAGTGTAAATCCGGTCCCAGAGGGATTCCCTACTGCTTTTTGCTTTAATGAGCTTTTAACTTTAATCTCTAGTGGGTTTGTGCATATCAGCATCTTCATCAACACTCAGAAACCTGTTAGACTACAGCTGTGTCAGACGTTGCTTAAAGCACATTGTGTCAGTGTTGGCTTGTCTCAGttgtatgacatcatcatcttcCATGCTTATGACAGCTCCTCTTCTCAATGCTCCCTGAGAACTCACCGTGCCCGGCCTGGGGTAAGGTATCCTGCCCTGGTACGCCACCCACTGGAAGTTGGGCCCATCTCTGTGGGCGAAGGGGCCGTTGAAGACGGTCAGGATGTCGGCCATGTTGTACATGCAGACCGCCGAGCCCTTGAACACCgagctgcgggggggggggggggggaggggggggagacagaaagcACACGCCCTGTCTGAGCTTCGGAACTCCGTTACAAAGCAGACGGAAAATAAGACAGCTCCTTTCGAACGGGGTGTTTTCAGGATATGCCGGTCACACAAAATCCCCCCCGGGGCTTACCGGCACGCCGCTGCAGGGGATGTTTCTCCTCCCGCGCTACAAACGGGCGTGCGGTTTGGCCGCACGAGCGGCACGCGGGGGTAGAACAGAAAGCCTCTGTTCGCGGAGGAAACACAGAGCCCTCCGAACAGCGAGAGGAAGAAACATTGTAGGAGCGAGGAGAATTACGAGCAGAAGGCTGCTAAGCTCTCCTCTGTTTGGCTTGGCGGAGGAGGGAGCACCTCACTCTGCGGCCTCTGTGTGGCTGTATATGGAAGTGAGTGAGCAGGAAGCGGTCCGGGGAACCGGGACGGGTGAGCTCACAGATCTGACCTCCTCTCTGAAAACTGACGCTGACCAGTGATTCATCAGCattgcctgagtaaataccCTCCATTAACATAATCACACCGAAAGGAGCAgacctctctgcctcactctcacGGTCCCAGTGCAACCTGTGAAACAACACTGTGATTTATGTACACATCAACACTGGCAAGGGTTGTGTTATCATTGACTCTGCTACCCTTTTGCACactaacatactgtatgtacatacatatactgaCATACACCTTCACAGCCAGAACAACAGCGAGTGTCAGATGTACATGTGTGATGGGGTGCACAGCCATTATGCAAATGTACTTCAGATAAACAATGAAGGTTTATGGGTTACTGGCAGGTAGCCAAAGGATGCTGGGAGAGGAAGATTTACACTCTAGCATATTGAGATGCCTGACATTGAAACACGACATCTTCGCTCAAAATAAGTTTTCCATTCATGGCTAAATGACTCCTGCCAGGACTGAACACATCTAAGAGTAGCATTTTAAAGGGGCGAAATCTGTTTTGCAGTTTGACCTACCTTGTGGATGTGAAAATACCGAAGAGCAAGAGGTTTTTGGGATGTTCCGTTTCCAGCAAAAATATGCTCTCTGAATGGAAAAGACAAACTCATATTACAAGCCACATCAATCAGCCAGCTCATTTCCTAATTTCCTGCACAGTTCAAGCCAAAGGCAAGGGCGAGGTCTTACCAACACTGGGGAagtgtttgtttgaaatgataaatatgtGCTGAGTGTTCAACCACACTGTTtattctgacattttcacaaacaacCATATCATAAAAGGAGGCATAAAAGATATAAATTAACATATTCCAGAGACTATATCATTCccatattttagaatatattcatatttcttcaACATGGAATGTGACAGTCATTATTTTTAGAATAAATATATTAGCACTCTGGTTGTATCCTAATTTTAACTGGGAGGGAATGATTGCTGTTGGTTGAGAGTATGTGAGTCATCTCTCACTGACCGAGCTCGTCGAAGTGGGTCTCTGTGCCATCTGGCTCCACCACTGAGCACACCATCCGGGCCTTCAGGAAGGTGGTCCACTTGTTCACCAGGCTCCGCTGACCCCCGATGTCATTCTGTGGGATCGGGGTGACAGATGGAGACCATGCTGCACTGATGTCCACACATCTGCACAAACACTCGCACTTGCTTGCACGTTCTTGCTCGCTCACAccctcatccacacacacctcacatgcatgcacacacgcacacacacacatgcacacatgcacacacacatatgtgcacacacatgcgcgcacacacacgcacacacacacacttgcatgcacatgGATGTTCTTGTTCACTCATAccctcatccacacacacacacacacacacacacacacacacacacacacacacacacacacttgcatgcacttGCACGTTCTTGCTCACTGGTACCctcatacacacatttcatgcacatgcgcgcacgcacacgcgcacacgcacacacacacacacacacgcacgcacacgcacgcgcgcacacacactcaccggACACACTCTGGCCACCATGGTGTGGATGTGCTTGGTGTTGCCACTGTTGTCTGTCAGCCTCTCTCGGAAGAAGAAGTACAGTTTGGTGTCATTGGGGTCTGATCCATCTGGGATCAACTGGGCATCGATGAAAATGGGTTCTACAAAACACAGGGAACAAGACCTGAATATGCCACGTTCCTGAATCAGATTTATTCTTTTAACTCACTGCAAAGCAAAGCTGTTCCTGAAGCATAATGTACCGCAGGCATATTTCATAGGATATTATAGAattgctgaggaaaaaagatCCAGCTGAAATCAAATGCCACTTCAACAGAAGTTCTCCCCAGCTGAATGCCTTGACTGTGACACTGTTTTCTGTAAGGTGCCACTTGGGGTATAATGCTCTCTGATGTTCAAATAAACTGCATAATGAAACatgaacattctaaaaaaaataataaacctcaaaaataataaataataaacctCCTGCTCTAACCCGCAGAAAATTCATACATGACAACCTGCAATAAAAGCATAACACCACACATTTTGTATCCAAAAATCCTGAAAACTTGGAGCTCTGAATGTACAAAGGGAAACTGTGGTATCCTGGTATGGAAAGACTTGGCTTAATGTCAAGACTTAATTCTTAACAAAAACTGCTGCAGTGCACTGAGTTATAGGGTGTCTCTACCCAATTCCTGACATTAGATGTGCAATTATAGgagtgtttcatttttcattttgtttgggCTGATGAGCGTCACCCACCGCTCAGCCACTTGGAGTTGTGCTGGTCCGTCCTGACCGCATTTCTCCTGGTGAGGCTCCTGAAAATGGCTGCGTCCGTCCCCATGAAGTCGATGTACATTCCAGAGAACAGCTCCTGGTCTGGAGACAAGCAGAACACCAGCTCTCAGCTGAGCAACGTCCCACCAGCAGCTGCTCAAACATAGCAGACTCCTCCGCCAGCTATCTGCTAGAGCCTGCTTTTCCAATAGCTCATGGGACTCTAAAAAATCAAACCCTGACACCCATGGCTTAAGAAAAGGAACTTAATTTGTGATGGCACATGCTTAAGAACCATTTTAgtgaatttttgctttttttgcaatTGGCAAACATTCCGACCAGATTGTGACTTCCCAGTGCCCAGATAATATCCTTAAAATATCTCTGCGTTAATTAGGCATTGAGACAAGGATCGCAGACACTGTGGGTGTGGAAGCCCGAGACAGCTCGTCAGCCTCACATAGTGGATTAACACTGACCCAGcacaccctccccccctcccccactgctcCTAATTAGACTAATCTCTTTCCCTTTTCATCACACCATCACTCCATCACTCCATCATTCCATCATTGCATCATTGTCTCACTCTGTCATCCTCAGCAATTAGCGCAGTATGAAGCCTCAGTCTTATAGCTGCTTATAGAAGCTGGCCGTCATCACCCAGTGAGCTGTACGTCTCATTTGACAGGCTAGtattgctttgaaaaatgatcCATACATTATCATGACCTGAGTATTCACCACACATATCTAATAGGATTTTCGTGTCAATTTTAAAgtctctgggggaaaaaaaaactacaaacgGCAAGCACCAAACACCAAAGTTATGACTCTTACAAGGGTCACCCTGTCCGTGAAGAAAAACTTTCCTTTGGTGAGTATATTTTtccaacagcaaaacaaaaatggcctTTAAAATAGGGAGCTGTTTCCTGCATATGCGTGGTTCCCCTCCCTGATGTTGTGACTGTGTCTGCCTGCAGAGGAACCTGACTCAGAGGCCTAACGCTGGTGCCCGTCCCGTTTGAAGAGGAGGCGAAGAGGCATAGCCTGGCAGGGTAACTCCTCTGCCGCCGGACGTCCCACTCTGCCCAGCTGGCAGGGGCACGGAGTGAGCTCAGGTTTCCGAAAGCCGAGCTGTGCGTGCCTACCCGCACCTTGGCCCCGTCGACCGGACATTAAGGGGAACCAGTCGGAGCTCAGAGGCCGGCGCCAAGAGACAGGAGCGTGCTGGCTGAGGCGTGAGGCCGTGAATTTATTGGGCGGGCGTCAGACGCAGAGCTGGTGACTTACTGAGCATGACGGACACGGTGTTGACCCTGGGGTTGAAGGAGCACCTCCCCTTCCCTGACTCCGCCCGCGAGTCCACGTAGAACACTTGCTCCTGCAGGAGAGGACAGAGTCTTTAATGTGGAGTATTTGTGGAATGCAGACTGTCCGCCTCTCCGCTGCGATATATTGGGAATAAAGCGCACCTGGCTGTACTCCGCATAGCTTCTTGGTTGTGCAACAGTAACACAGACGGCTCTGGCTGCTGCTTTTTACAGCCCTTCAATGGAACATTAAATACTGATTCCATTCAGTAGGGGGGGAAATTCCACCCCGTGAGGACCTTCACTTCCAGCTCACAGTGCtggctgtctccctctctccccccagtcAGACGATGGCTTTATAGGTTGTGCAGCACTCCCTGGAGGACACCCCCTGCCCACCCgcacccacaccctcaccctcacccacacccacacccggTCGCCGCACTGATTGGGGAATGTGGTTCTGTCAGGCGCCGAGGCTTTCTCCAGGAAAACTGCGGGCCGTTTCCAGCCCGACCGTGAAGCTTCTGAGGGCGTTGCGTTCCGCTTGGCCTGGCACAGAAATGTGCCCGTCCGTCACGGCTGCGAGCTGCACACAGGCAAGCAACGCAGCCTGCGACGCAGACTTAGGGAGTCACAGAACGGCACGCTGCACAGGCACaactgaacccccccacccccaaccccctccaccccaaatACCACTGTCTGGGTCAGAGCCCCAGGCAGAACCGGGCCGACGAGCCCAAAGCTGAAAGGAAAAACGGCGTAATCTGGGttttcaaacaaaaccaaaatgacaaaaaccaacCCTCGTGGAAAGTGAGTTTGAGCTTGAGCACCAGATTTATTGGCGTTTGGCAGGAGGCTGCAGACCGTGCGTGCGGTACAGTGTGCGTTCTCCTCCTGGAAGGAGCAGACGATTGTTATTTCCAGACTCTCTGCGTCCGGAGACAGCAGCCGCCTGGTCcgtcacacagacatgcagctccttccttcctctgacAGGGCCGAGCTGTCATCAGGCTGACTCCGGGGCGTCATCGTATTACTCAAtctcactgacacacccacTGATTATAAATTCAAGACCTGGCACCACTAATGGGAAACCAAAAGGTTTTTGCCATTAATTATTAGGGAGTGCatcacatctttttttctcacacatCATGGTTAATGTTTAatcatacaccccccccccctttcaaacCCGCTTTGGGTTCACAAATTGAGCTTTATGAGCTCAGCAGAACCTTTCCACGACCAGACGCATGATGTCCTGTGACACACTCACCCGCAGCCAGCTGCTATTTTTACACACAAGTTCCACAGCGTGCTACAGGAGAGCTGACACCAACTGACCGGCACAACTCTCACTGATGGCAACTTAGCAAATTACTGCAGCCTGAAAATTGGTTACAAGGCACTGTAGGGCTGTGGTGCAAGTAAGCTAGTACCCTCCAGCACTCAGGTACTGGATAGATGTTGCCTATCATTATGCTGTATTGGTGAGACACTCTCAGACACCTGCTGAGAAATGAGTGCACTTGAATGACATTGACATAAGTCGTCACTCACGTATCCACGCAAAACTGTGTACGGTCTATTCACTATTTCATATGAATTGGTCACTGATCAGCCTGTGCAGCTACCTGGCTGTAAGGGCTGGGTGAACGCTGACATCAGAATCAATAGCTGCTGGAAtattatgttaaaaatattaaagCTAGCTTGTTGGTCTCAGTGTGCAACAGTATAATGTATTTACCGCAGAACTCTATACATTATGAATTCTGCCACCCACCCCATTACTTATAAACTGTGCAGTTACCTAGGTTGCCAAGACTTGGTGAATGCTGATATCAGAATCAATAGCTGCTGGTTTCTCCCACTATGCCATCTGATTTAGCTActgttctgtgtgttgtgtgcaggaGGGGTGATTCAGTgtacagacaaaatatttttgaggtggttttatttttattttttaaatttttatttccGTGGTTAGTGGTGAGTGCCACTGGCGTGGTTTGAcacagaatttgtttttgtgggAGCAGGAGTTGCCAAATCATTCAGTTTGCATTGTCAAAATAATTGTAATCAGAGCAAGCACCTTCCCATTCAAAAATATGGacaatatattttagaaaatatcttttttttccactgtcaatCTATTCTCtctcaatttatttaaaatatgtagtGTTTTGGCATATTTCTCCTTTGCATCACTatactttaaatatatttgcaatatattctggggctaaacaacatttttctcagtatgttacaatatatttcatttctgtatgggTTTACAGgctgagctacttgggagcccTGTAATGCCATATTAGGAGAAAGACATGTTGACAGTGAAGACTCAGTCCAGTATTTCTTCTCACTGACCTCTGGCCTTCGACCCCTGTTGATGTATGCACAGACAGGGCTATAGGCACCACTGCCACAGATGAACAGGTGAGTTCGGTTAAAGGGCTGGATGACCCTGAGGAAGTTCCCACATCCATGCTggggagagaaggtgagagagaggagggaggtcAATCAATAAGTCCATTAATTCTTCAGtcataatcaatcaatcaagtaGCAAATACCCCCCCAAACGTGACTCCACGTATGTGTTGATATAGGAACGGTACACTGCTGTCGGGTACATTATGTTGCACTTGTGTGTTGGGCTGAGTGCTCTTTTGAGGttgtgtgtggatggtggtTCCCTTGTTTGTGTAACGATTTGTGGTGTTTTGCTGGATGTGCCGTTTTGTGGCCTTTGTGCTTGGATTCTAGAATCACTCGGGACAAGACCATCTACATGCTCATCTTGTGCATCACCatggataagatcatctgccaatcaacaaaacataaaagtaATTCTTTAGAGTGCCGCAGAAGGAATTACTAGCCCTAATCTGACAACATGTCTAGATTAAAGTAacctttttgttttagttttcaaGAGATGCAAAAAGAAATTATGCATATGAACCTTTTTCAGAAGCATCACTGATTGCAAATGATAGTGAATGTGAAGTGAATGATAACGAGATGGAGAATTGTAATCCAGTGATAACCTGGGCTACTTCATTGTGGGACCTACAGGCGGGATGGAGTCTGTGCATCAGTAAAGATCAGAAagtcaaagagaaagagagggaaacatcgggaagagagggtgaaaggggaaagtcagagagagggagagagggaagagaaagtcagagagacagagcagggaaagccaaggcagaggcagagggggaggagacagtcagaaagagaaagggaggggaaagtcagggagagaaggggaggggaaagtcagggagagaaagaggaggaggagaaaaccagagagaaggagggagacagatgcGCCAGGGGAGTCATTAGTAACTTGGCTGTTGCTggtgaaacagcagctgcaaCCGCTCACCCTCCGCAGAGAGCACTCCCCAGAAAACATTGCAGCTTCCAACACTAGCATCCCCTCTATGGCTCTCTCAGCCGAAGCTCCAGAACGCCCCCCTTCACTGCCTCACATGGGATACCCAGTGTTTGCACTCCGCCGCAGCTCTCAGACTCTATACCACCTCCcaaacagataaatacatttataaaaatcaaGACGATAAGGGTTTATAAAGAGGTCACAGTGAgctgaaagagaacaaaacTCCCTGCAAACCAAACTCTCTCCAGACATTACTGCATGTGTTTGGTATACATCTGTATACAGCATATCTGGTTCCAGAGATGCTATCTGTATGGATATACATTTCAAGGgaataacaataacaaactgACAAAAGCAGTGATGCGATGACACCAGCGCACACAACACTGTCCATTAAATAATGGAGTTCAAAGGCTGACGGAGGACCCTGGCAATGATCAGAAACTGAACAGacggaggaggaagaggacagagggCAGCCAGAGAGGAAAGCTCCGCACGGAGAGACTCCTCCTGCAAATATTTGTCCGAGCCTGTTCGCAGCGTGCGCCACAACTTAAAGCAGCGCCAGCCATGCGTGTCTGACCA
The sequence above is a segment of the Megalops cyprinoides isolate fMegCyp1 chromosome 23, fMegCyp1.pri, whole genome shotgun sequence genome. Coding sequences within it:
- the LOC118770142 gene encoding semaphorin-3C-like, whose amino-acid sequence is MGRPAAWPTAVVLLVLLADVYSFSQPLPRVFLPFKELQVSQALEHYSLSEEPMDYRILLMDEDQDRMYVGCKNHVLSMNINNITQETIKVFWPASSSKIEECQMAGKDPTHGCGNFLRVIQPFNRTHLFICGSGAYSPVCAYINRGRRPEEQVFYVDSRAESGKGRCSFNPRVNTVSVMLNQELFSGMYIDFMGTDAAIFRSLTRRNAVRTDQHNSKWLSEPIFIDAQLIPDGSDPNDTKLYFFFRERLTDNSGNTKHIHTMVARVCPNDIGGQRSLVNKWTTFLKARMVCSVVEPDGTETHFDELESIFLLETEHPKNLLLFGIFTSTSSVFKGSAVCMYNMADILTVFNGPFAHRDGPNFQWVAYQGRIPYPRPGTCPGGAFTPNVHTTKEFPDEVVSFIRNHPVMFNPIYPVGRKPLVVRTQADYKYTAIAVDQVIAADGRYQVLFLGTDKGTVQKVIVLPTNRSLDEDLILEELEVFKDQAPVTNLRISSKKQQLYVSSEYGVSQVSLHRCHAYGSACADCCLARDPYCAWDGLTCSHFYPMGKRRSRRQDIIHGNPLTQCRGYNLKAYRNAAEMTQYGVKNNTTFLECIPKSPQASIKWLIQRDNDRRKEVKLSNRVVSTDHGLLIRSIQPLDQGLYHCLATENNFKRTVAKIRLKVLGDALVMSLTDKQQSPWAMATALHPKSVLSAFSPAEAQALQQYCKEQQQVQRMGPLRGDMAKLKSLMDHRKSRNRRNHLPEE